A genomic region of Deltaproteobacteria bacterium contains the following coding sequences:
- a CDS encoding amidohydrolase, whose protein sequence is MARNYRFISADSHYESPPEHWTHRVAKQYRERAPRRIKLANGKDALAMEGKPLIYGGTSLFGGRDPKDFDPTWLDYDNTPGCGDAKQRLREQDRDGIDAEVLFALDVRNSSIRDKAARIAVVQGFNDFFAEEYCAVDRDRLIGMAVLPNSGVAEDIAEMERCKKLGFKGAWLSTFPSAKSFPLPEDDRFWAAALDLDMPLVIHTSFPTKVGSRETPLFKYPKEPEGEERPPTDFVQRFARQAPHHSGSVEVSQLIVAGVFDRFAKLQIYWAENNVGWLPYFGEQIDKEYETNHYWVENYLGLPRLKQKPSEYLKTNAHWGFFEDRIGMKLRHEIGVDRILWSTDFPHIVTSWPNSLKVLDEQTMGVPAAEKHKMAAGNAIKFFQLDHLEQGNRQ, encoded by the coding sequence ATGGCAAGAAACTATCGGTTCATTTCCGCAGACAGTCACTATGAATCGCCGCCCGAACATTGGACGCACCGGGTGGCTAAACAATATCGCGAGCGCGCGCCGCGGCGGATTAAATTGGCTAACGGCAAAGACGCGTTAGCCATGGAAGGCAAGCCGCTGATCTACGGCGGCACGAGCCTGTTTGGCGGCCGCGATCCCAAAGACTTCGACCCGACCTGGTTGGACTATGACAATACGCCGGGCTGCGGCGACGCCAAGCAGCGTCTGCGCGAGCAGGATAGAGACGGCATCGACGCCGAGGTGCTGTTCGCCCTCGATGTGCGCAATTCGTCGATTCGCGACAAAGCCGCGCGTATCGCGGTGGTGCAGGGCTTCAACGATTTTTTTGCCGAAGAATATTGCGCCGTCGATCGCGATCGTTTGATCGGCATGGCGGTGCTGCCCAATAGCGGCGTGGCCGAGGACATCGCCGAAATGGAGCGCTGCAAGAAACTCGGCTTCAAAGGCGCATGGCTCAGCACCTTTCCCAGCGCCAAGAGCTTCCCCTTGCCGGAAGACGATCGCTTTTGGGCCGCGGCTTTGGACCTCGACATGCCGCTGGTGATTCACACGAGCTTTCCCACCAAAGTGGGTTCACGTGAAACGCCGCTGTTCAAATATCCCAAAGAGCCCGAAGGCGAAGAGCGGCCACCGACCGATTTTGTGCAGCGCTTCGCGCGCCAGGCGCCGCACCATTCCGGCTCCGTGGAAGTGAGCCAGTTGATCGTCGCCGGCGTGTTTGACCGCTTTGCCAAGCTGCAAATCTACTGGGCAGAGAACAACGTCGGCTGGCTGCCCTATTTTGGCGAGCAGATCGACAAAGAGTACGAGACCAATCACTATTGGGTAGAGAACTATTTGGGCCTGCCGCGCCTGAAACAAAAGCCCAGCGAATATTTGAAAACCAACGCCCACTGGGGCTTTTTCGAAGACCGCATCGGCATGAAGCTGCGCCACGAAATTGGCGTCGACCGCATCCTGTGGTCGACGGACTTTCCCCACATCGTGACGAGCTGGCCCAATTCGCTAAAAGTTTTGGATGAACAGACGATGGGCGTGCCGGCGGCAGAAAAACACAAAATGGCGGCGGGGAATGCGATTAAGTTTTTTCAGCTAGATCATCTCGAACAAGGCAATAGACAGTAG
- a CDS encoding sigma-54-dependent Fis family transcriptional regulator, translating into MAPGHAPPSIECTAGRSTDQNAHGLAAVEIMCGRLQRCDKGKSNSAGQSNESRSLTNHNPRPPGNYRFLSQFSQASQALSRKIRTRRACSSIFLQVSANPSLARACPVFAKSRGKLLNRIRIQRSKGRQQAETFVDNSAGDPLHFRFTEASAQRQNMAETPLKMIGEHASIIRIQEIIKRVAVADARVLVTGESGTGKELVARAIHNLSPQAEGPFVPVNCAAIPETLLESELFGHARGAFTGAHNNRPGLFQLAHQGTILLDEVGEMPLSLQAKLLRVLQDGEVRPLGAKHPVPVKVRVIAATNKELEHQVEKGSFREDLFFLLQVIPIHLPPLRARRSDIPILVRYFLDKANKKLGLSVKITQEAVVVLWEYDWPGNIRELENVVERLVILADGSCADVQDLPSNIRSCVSDKKGQQILPVGDDPVDMRDMREATDRLQQQLMEQALRVTNGNKSKAAKMLGLKRTTLVAKLRKNGTKKAKILVKDTRALEESLSTYQAATEPGKKQKLNS; encoded by the coding sequence ATGGCGCCCGGTCATGCGCCCCCAAGTATCGAATGCACCGCCGGCCGAAGCACCGATCAAAATGCGCACGGTCTTGCCGCGGTAGAAATCATGTGTGGTCGCTTGCAGCGGTGCGACAAAGGCAAAAGCAACAGTGCTGGTCAATCCAATGAAAGCCGAAGCCTTACAAACCATAACCCTCGACCTCCTGGCAACTACCGTTTCTTATCACAATTCTCACAGGCCAGTCAGGCTTTGTCCCGAAAGATCCGCACTCGACGAGCCTGTTCCTCAATCTTCCTTCAAGTCTCCGCAAATCCTTCATTGGCCCGCGCCTGCCCCGTCTTCGCTAAATCACGAGGAAAACTTCTGAATAGAATAAGAATTCAAAGGTCTAAGGGAAGGCAGCAAGCCGAAACTTTTGTTGACAATTCTGCGGGCGATCCTTTACACTTTCGGTTTACGGAAGCGTCAGCTCAGCGACAAAACATGGCAGAGACTCCCCTAAAGATGATCGGCGAGCATGCGTCGATCATACGAATCCAGGAAATCATCAAACGTGTGGCCGTGGCCGACGCTCGAGTCTTGGTCACCGGCGAGAGCGGCACCGGCAAGGAGTTGGTCGCCCGGGCGATTCACAATTTGAGCCCCCAAGCCGAGGGGCCGTTCGTGCCGGTCAACTGCGCCGCCATCCCTGAAACCTTGCTGGAAAGCGAACTGTTCGGCCACGCGCGCGGCGCGTTCACCGGCGCGCATAACAACCGCCCTGGGTTGTTCCAACTGGCGCACCAAGGAACGATTCTTCTCGACGAAGTCGGCGAAATGCCACTGTCTCTCCAGGCCAAGCTGCTGCGCGTCCTGCAAGACGGCGAGGTGCGGCCGTTGGGTGCCAAGCACCCGGTGCCAGTCAAGGTTCGGGTCATTGCCGCCACCAACAAAGAGCTTGAACATCAGGTAGAAAAAGGCTCGTTCCGCGAGGACCTGTTCTTTCTTTTGCAAGTTATCCCGATTCACTTGCCGCCGTTGCGCGCGCGCCGCTCGGACATTCCGATATTGGTGCGCTACTTTCTCGACAAGGCTAACAAAAAGCTTGGCCTCTCGGTCAAGATCACCCAGGAAGCGGTGGTGGTTTTATGGGAGTACGATTGGCCCGGCAACATCCGCGAGCTCGAAAACGTCGTCGAGCGCCTGGTGATCTTGGCCGACGGCAGTTGCGCCGACGTTCAGGACCTCCCCTCGAACATTCGTTCCTGCGTAAGCGACAAAAAGGGCCAGCAGATCTTGCCCGTCGGCGACGACCCAGTCGACATGCGCGACATGCGCGAAGCCACCGACCGGCTGCAGCAGCAGTTGATGGAGCAGGCGCTGCGCGTCACCAATGGCAACAAAAGCAAAGCGGCCAAGATGCTCGGCCTCAAGCGCACAACCCTAGTTGCCAAACTGCGCAAGAACGGCACGAAGAAAGCGAAGATTCTTGTCAAAGACACCCGCGCGCTCGAGGAAAGCTTGAGCACCTATCAAGCAGCCACCGAGCCGGGCAAAAAGCAGAAGCTTAACTCTTGA
- a CDS encoding response regulator transcription factor: protein MQSDPTAQAEKPRILIVDDNKGVLDFLILLLSKHEFCGLGASSGAQCLEIVREQPIDLIILDVMMPVMDGLQVCQELKKIAPEIPVILLTARDDMVTRATAMELGVSEFVAKPVNNRDLLNRVRTQLRGVEWEKANEQAFSRISASAATKH, encoded by the coding sequence ATGCAATCCGATCCGACCGCACAAGCGGAAAAACCCAGAATCCTCATCGTCGACGACAACAAGGGCGTGCTCGATTTTCTGATTCTGTTGTTGTCGAAGCATGAATTTTGCGGCTTGGGGGCTTCCAGCGGCGCGCAGTGTTTAGAAATCGTGCGCGAGCAGCCCATCGATCTGATCATCCTCGATGTCATGATGCCGGTGATGGACGGCCTGCAGGTTTGCCAGGAGCTGAAAAAAATCGCGCCGGAAATACCCGTCATTCTCCTCACGGCCCGCGATGACATGGTAACCCGCGCCACGGCGATGGAGCTGGGCGTCAGTGAATTTGTCGCCAAACCCGTCAACAACCGCGACCTGCTCAATCGAGTGCGCACCCAGCTGCGCGGCGTCGAATGGGAAAAAGCCAACGAGCAGGCGTTTTCAAGAATCAGCGCCAGCGCAGCAACCAAGCACTGA
- a CDS encoding glucose 1-dehydrogenase, giving the protein MRLKDQVAIVTGAGRNIGEDVAKLFVQEGAKVAVVDLDPGRGSTVAHQINEKNPGKAISVVCDVSSASSVDSMVQTVVKQFGTVDILVNNAAWTDHKTIFDISEEEWNRTMDVCLRSVWYCTRAAAKVMIDQKRKGRIVNIASTSGHWGRKEATAYTTAKAGVLNLTRSIAVQLAPEGIRVNSVSPNRIGSPVGQQDVPENRFVKNLAGRRGVPMDIAKAVVFMVSDESEFIYAVDLPVDGGALAIRD; this is encoded by the coding sequence ATGAGACTGAAAGATCAGGTGGCGATTGTCACCGGCGCTGGTCGCAATATCGGCGAAGACGTGGCGAAATTGTTTGTGCAAGAAGGCGCCAAGGTGGCGGTGGTCGACCTCGATCCGGGCCGCGGCAGCACCGTGGCCCATCAAATCAACGAGAAAAATCCCGGCAAGGCGATCTCGGTTGTTTGCGACGTGTCGTCGGCCTCGTCCGTCGATAGCATGGTGCAAACCGTCGTGAAACAGTTCGGCACCGTTGATATTCTGGTCAACAACGCCGCTTGGACCGACCACAAAACCATTTTCGATATCTCCGAAGAGGAATGGAACCGCACCATGGACGTGTGCTTGCGCAGCGTCTGGTACTGCACGCGCGCCGCGGCAAAAGTCATGATCGATCAAAAGCGCAAAGGGCGCATCGTCAACATCGCTTCGACCTCGGGCCATTGGGGCCGCAAAGAAGCGACCGCGTATACGACAGCGAAAGCCGGCGTGCTGAATTTGACTCGCTCCATTGCCGTGCAGTTGGCGCCGGAGGGCATTCGGGTCAATTCCGTGTCGCCGAACCGGATCGGCTCGCCGGTCGGTCAACAGGATGTGCCGGAAAACCGTTTCGTAAAAAATCTCGCCGGCCGGCGCGGCGTGCCAATGGACATTGCCAAAGCAGTGGTCTTCATGGTTTCAGATGAATCGGAATTTATCTACGCGGTCGATCTACCTGTGGACGGTGGCGCTCTCGCGATCCGGGACTAG